The window AGAGGCGAGGCTCTTCTGGTCGTACTTTATGGGGGAGTCCTCGAACCATACCTCCCCTCCCTTGGGCTTGAGGATGCCGTTGAAGTGCAGGAATAGAGTGGACTTGCCCGCGCCGTTGGGCCCGAGGAGCACCAGCTTCCTCCCTGCCCCGATCTCCATGGTGATGTTCTTGAGGGCGGCGACCCCGTTGGGGTAGTTGAAGGTGAGGCCCTTGGTGCTGAGCACTGTTCGGCGGTCCATGATATCACAGTCTGAACATCGCGGTGAGGGACGAAAGGTCTACTAATAGTATGTTCGCGACGTACATAATGGCGAACATCCCGGCCGAGACGATGACCCACTTGGCGGTGATGCCGGCGGGGGGCCGGTAGCAGTGGAACTCCCCCCGGAAGCTCCGGCAGTTCAGGGCGACCTGGGAGCGGTCCGCTACGTCCAGGGAGCGGGTGAACATACCCACCGACATCCTGGCGGTGGTGCGGAACTTGTTCTTGAGGCCCCGCAGGCCCAGGCGGCACTCCGCGGCCACGTACATGGTCTCCAGCTGCTCCAGCAGCAGGAAGGAGTACCGGTACACCAGGACAATGAGCTCGACGATCTCCTTGGGCAGCCGCAGCTGGCGGAGGGCGTTGGCCAGGTGGGGTATCGGCGTGGAGGTGGCGAAGAACAGCATCACCGTCACGCCGGCGACGGCGCGCATGAACACCATGAGGGCCAGGTCCACCCCCTGCTGGGAGAAGTTCAAGGTGAACAGCCCCAGGTCCAGCGCCCATTTTGTATCCCCCGCCGTCACCAGCGCGATGACGAACGCCCCGATGAAGAAGATCAGGAAGCCCTCCAGCAGCGCGAGGGCGATCACCCGGGGGAACCGCAGCTTGGTGGAGGCGAACAGCAGGCCGAAGCCTATCAGGAAAATGAAAATTGGTATGGCGATGGACGAGGCTGCCAGCGACGACACCAGGAGCGCGATCGCCAGGACAAGCTTGCCCAGGGGCGACCAGTCCCGGAACGGCGAGGCGTAGGCGATCTCGTCCATCGCGAACATGTCTTCACGCGTTCCCAGGCTTGTTCTCGGAGAGTTCCTGCTGGCCCGCCTTGGCCGGTGCGGCGCTCGCCGCGCCCAAGGACTTCGGGGCGGCCCTCTTGCCCCTCTCGTAGCCGATGAAGTAGCCGATGATGACCGCGCCTATGGCGGCCTGCAGGGCGAACAGCAGGGAG is drawn from Methanomassiliicoccus luminyensis B10 and contains these coding sequences:
- the cbiQ gene encoding cobalt ECF transporter T component CbiQ, with product MFAMDEIAYASPFRDWSPLGKLVLAIALLVSSLAASSIAIPIFIFLIGFGLLFASTKLRFPRVIALALLEGFLIFFIGAFVIALVTAGDTKWALDLGLFTLNFSQQGVDLALMVFMRAVAGVTVMLFFATSTPIPHLANALRQLRLPKEIVELIVLVYRYSFLLLEQLETMYVAAECRLGLRGLKNKFRTTARMSVGMFTRSLDVADRSQVALNCRSFRGEFHCYRPPAGITAKWVIVSAGMFAIMYVANILLVDLSSLTAMFRL